One window of Phycisphaeraceae bacterium genomic DNA carries:
- a CDS encoding GMC family oxidoreductase: MNPNVSSDAAYDVIIIGSGAGGGTLAQRLAPSGKRILIIERGDFLPRERENWDTRAVFEEKRYLAKETWFDKDDKPFEPYTHYWVGGNTKVYGAALLRMREHDFGEVRHWGGVSPAWPISYSDLEPYYSEAEHLYSVHGTREPGKRDPYDPKSSRDYPFGPVAPEPRIAELMSDLRSLGTNPFPVPLGVRLNERDRAAPPSHLSQFDGYPDLTEAKADAHVVGIRAALKYPNVSILTRAKVERLDTDERGRTVREVIVTRDGEPLSLRADIVVLAAGAINSAAILLRSSSAKHPNGLANSSDQVGRNYMTHHNGCFLVVSSEPNSSQFQKHFAITDFYRGAPDSPYPLGTIQLMGKPDPGTIQWLRGDQLPGENLESIQSRTIDFFLTSEDLPSATNRISLRADGSLRVAYTPNNLNAYQRLEVKLRELMTLAERGRGRSQPHFLSSRLGVGGVSHQNGTLRFGTDPRTSVLDLNCRAHDVENLYAVDGSFFPSSSAVNPSLTIMANALRIGDHLNRLLGASQVRQPEVVHA, encoded by the coding sequence ATGAACCCAAACGTTTCATCCGACGCTGCCTACGACGTCATCATCATCGGTTCCGGCGCCGGCGGCGGCACGCTCGCACAGCGCCTCGCTCCCAGCGGCAAGCGCATCCTCATCATCGAGCGCGGCGATTTCCTTCCCCGTGAACGTGAAAACTGGGATACACGCGCGGTCTTCGAGGAAAAGCGCTACCTCGCCAAGGAAACCTGGTTCGACAAAGACGACAAACCCTTCGAGCCCTACACGCATTACTGGGTCGGCGGCAACACCAAGGTCTATGGCGCCGCGCTCCTCCGCATGCGCGAGCACGACTTCGGCGAGGTGCGTCACTGGGGCGGAGTGTCTCCCGCCTGGCCCATTTCCTACTCCGATCTCGAACCGTATTACTCCGAGGCCGAGCACCTTTATTCCGTCCACGGCACGCGCGAGCCCGGCAAGCGCGATCCTTACGACCCCAAATCTTCGCGCGATTACCCGTTCGGCCCCGTCGCGCCCGAGCCGCGCATCGCCGAATTGATGAGCGATCTCAGATCGCTCGGCACCAATCCTTTCCCGGTTCCGCTGGGCGTGCGGCTCAACGAGCGCGATCGCGCCGCGCCCCCGTCTCACCTCAGCCAGTTCGACGGCTATCCCGATCTCACCGAAGCCAAGGCCGATGCGCACGTCGTCGGCATCCGCGCCGCCCTCAAGTATCCCAATGTCTCCATTCTCACCCGCGCCAAAGTCGAGCGTCTCGACACCGACGAGCGCGGCCGTACCGTCCGCGAGGTCATCGTTACGCGCGACGGCGAGCCCCTGTCACTCCGCGCCGACATCGTCGTTCTCGCTGCAGGCGCGATCAATTCCGCCGCGATCCTTCTCCGCTCTTCGAGCGCGAAGCATCCAAACGGCCTCGCCAACAGCTCCGATCAAGTTGGCCGCAACTACATGACGCATCACAACGGATGCTTCCTCGTCGTCTCGAGCGAGCCCAACTCCTCTCAATTTCAAAAGCACTTCGCGATCACCGACTTCTACCGCGGTGCGCCCGATTCACCATACCCCCTCGGCACAATCCAGCTCATGGGTAAGCCCGATCCGGGCACGATCCAGTGGCTCCGCGGCGATCAGCTCCCCGGTGAGAATCTCGAGAGCATCCAGTCCCGTACCATCGATTTCTTCCTTACATCCGAAGACCTTCCCAGCGCGACCAACCGTATCTCGCTGCGCGCCGATGGCTCCCTCCGCGTTGCCTACACGCCCAACAACCTCAACGCCTACCAGCGACTTGAAGTCAAACTCCGCGAACTCATGACGCTCGCCGAGCGCGGTCGCGGCAGATCGCAACCTCATTTTCTCTCTTCACGTCTCGGCGTCGGCGGCGTCTCTCACCAAAACGGGACGCTCCGATTCGGCACCGACCCGCGCACGAGCGTGCTCGATCTCAATTGCCGCGCCCACGATGTCGAAAATCTCTACGCCGTCGATGGTTCTTTCTTCCCATCCAGCAGCGCGGTGAATCCGTCTCTCACCATCATGGCCAATGCGCTCCGTATCGGTGATCACTTGAATCGCCTTCTCGGGGCTTCGCAAGTCAGACAGCCGGAGGTCGTGCACGCATGA
- a CDS encoding aquaporin, with the protein MTEMLLHWKAYCIEASLLGAFMFTACAAVVLFHHPGSPVTGAINSDFRKRLAIGVLMGLTAIALIYSPLGQLSGAHMNPGTTLTFFLLGKVEPSDAACYICFQALGGIIGVAAARLLFSHHVAHEHVRYASTLPGKHGLAVAFAAEFIISCMLMTVVLWTSNFTRTAAYTGIFAGILVASFIAIEAPLSGMSMNPARTLASAVWSREYRGLWLYFTAPPLGMLLAAGVYVALRGTDAVYCAKLHHPHEGICIFHCNIDRMPGWTATPH; encoded by the coding sequence ATGACCGAGATGCTTTTGCACTGGAAGGCATACTGCATCGAGGCGTCGCTCCTCGGCGCCTTCATGTTTACGGCGTGCGCCGCGGTCGTGCTCTTTCACCACCCCGGTTCTCCGGTTACTGGCGCGATCAATTCCGACTTTCGAAAGCGCCTCGCGATCGGCGTCCTGATGGGGCTGACCGCGATCGCGCTGATCTACTCGCCGCTCGGGCAATTGTCCGGCGCGCACATGAACCCTGGCACCACGCTCACGTTCTTTCTACTTGGCAAGGTCGAACCCTCCGATGCCGCGTGCTACATCTGCTTCCAGGCCTTGGGCGGGATCATCGGTGTTGCCGCGGCACGGCTTCTTTTTAGCCATCACGTCGCACACGAGCATGTGCGCTATGCCTCAACTCTGCCCGGCAAACACGGGCTCGCCGTCGCGTTTGCCGCGGAATTCATCATCTCGTGCATGCTCATGACCGTGGTGCTGTGGACGAGTAACTTTACTCGGACTGCCGCGTACACCGGAATCTTCGCCGGAATCCTTGTCGCATCTTTCATCGCGATTGAGGCTCCCTTATCCGGCATGAGCATGAATCCGGCGCGCACGCTTGCATCCGCGGTCTGGTCCCGCGAGTACCGTGGCCTCTGGCTCTACTTCACCGCGCCGCCGCTCGGGATGCTTCTCGCCGCGGGTGTGTACGTCGCCCTCCGCGGCACCGACGCCGTCTACTGCGCCAAGCTCCATCATCCGCACGAGGGCATCTGCATCTTTCACTGCAATATCGATCGCATGCCCGGCTGGACCGCGACACCACATTGA
- a CDS encoding glucose 1-dehydrogenase encodes MKAVAVFPRERAVRVIDAPEPRITAPDQVKLRTLEVGVCGTDREICGFHYGFPPSGSDHLIIGHEALGEVIEVGAKVTGFKKGDLAVLTVRRPCNRPECPSCQEGRQDFCYTGAFTERGIKQQHGYMTEYVVDSERFLLQIPKALREFAVLVEPLTIAEKALIEVWQVQQRLPWSCPQGGKKKPGHCHHALVLGAGPIGLLGAMAFANAGFSTFVYSREDEKSSKAELVRSFGATYISAQVTPVDKLVDRIGTIDVVYEAAGASKLSFEVLKHVGHNAAFVFTGVPGLKGASEVDTDLIMRNMVLKNQVLLGTVNAGKDAFENAIKDLKDFKKKWPEALRALITGRYKLSEATTPLLSTDGIKNVISFG; translated from the coding sequence ATGAAAGCTGTCGCAGTTTTCCCGCGCGAGCGGGCTGTTCGTGTCATCGACGCACCGGAACCCCGAATCACAGCACCCGATCAGGTCAAGCTCCGCACGCTCGAAGTAGGAGTCTGCGGCACCGACCGGGAGATCTGCGGCTTCCACTACGGATTCCCGCCCTCCGGCAGCGACCACCTCATCATCGGGCACGAAGCGCTCGGTGAGGTGATTGAAGTCGGCGCGAAAGTGACCGGATTCAAGAAGGGGGATCTTGCAGTCCTCACGGTTCGGCGCCCGTGCAACCGGCCGGAATGTCCCTCCTGTCAGGAGGGGCGGCAGGATTTTTGCTATACGGGCGCTTTCACCGAGCGCGGCATCAAGCAGCAGCACGGATACATGACCGAGTACGTCGTTGATTCCGAGCGCTTTCTCCTCCAGATCCCCAAGGCGCTCCGCGAATTTGCCGTGCTCGTCGAGCCGCTCACAATCGCCGAGAAAGCGCTCATCGAGGTCTGGCAGGTTCAGCAGCGCCTTCCGTGGTCGTGTCCTCAGGGAGGCAAGAAAAAGCCCGGACATTGCCACCACGCTCTGGTCCTGGGTGCCGGTCCGATCGGCCTTCTCGGCGCGATGGCGTTTGCCAACGCCGGGTTTTCGACGTTCGTCTACAGCCGGGAAGACGAGAAGAGCAGCAAAGCCGAGCTTGTCCGCTCGTTCGGCGCAACATACATCTCAGCGCAGGTCACTCCGGTCGACAAGCTTGTCGATCGCATCGGCACCATCGACGTCGTCTATGAAGCGGCCGGTGCATCCAAGCTGTCATTCGAAGTTCTCAAGCACGTCGGCCACAATGCGGCGTTTGTATTCACCGGCGTCCCGGGGCTGAAGGGCGCATCCGAAGTCGATACCGACCTCATCATGCGCAACATGGTGCTGAAGAATCAGGTCCTTCTCGGCACCGTGAACGCCGGAAAAGATGCGTTCGAAAACGCCATCAAGGACCTCAAGGATTTCAAGAAGAAGTGGCCCGAGGCGCTCCGTGCACTCATCACCGGACGCTACAAACTGAGTGAAGCAACGACTCCGCTGCTCTCGACTGATGGCATCAAGAACGTCATCTCCTTCGGATGA
- a CDS encoding zf-HC2 domain-containing protein, whose product MSQSDYITCRELIDFISDYLESRLPAEQLREFERHLAVCPSCVNYLDAYRKTIVLGRAALEPSDDSARGSAPEGLLKAIKATRRNMVS is encoded by the coding sequence GTGTCTCAATCCGATTACATCACATGCCGCGAGCTGATCGATTTCATTTCGGACTACCTTGAGAGTCGGCTTCCGGCGGAACAGCTTCGGGAATTCGAGCGACACCTTGCGGTTTGTCCTTCGTGCGTGAACTATCTGGACGCGTATCGCAAGACGATCGTACTCGGACGGGCGGCGCTCGAGCCGAGCGATGACTCGGCGCGCGGTTCAGCACCCGAGGGTCTCTTGAAAGCCATCAAAGCGACGCGTCGGAACATGGTCTCGTGA